Genomic window (Chryseobacterium bernardetii):
ATATGTTTTTTAAAATTTAGTAAATCAGCCAGATACAATTAAAAAACGATATTCATAATATTAAACATTTATATTAACAAAATATTAAATGATAAAATTATTTAATTATTTTATTCAAAATAATATGAGCTTATTATTATTTATCATATATTTGTGATGTATTAATCATATAAAATTTTAATCATGAAAAATTTCAAAAAACTAGACAGAAACGAACTAAAATCTATTTCAGGAGAAGGATTACTTGATCCAATCGGTGGATTAATCGGTGGTCTAGGTGGCGTTGTTGGTGGCGTTATCGGAGGAGTAGGTACTATCGTTGGCGGTGTTGTTGGCGGT
Coding sequences:
- a CDS encoding bacteriocin-like protein, which translates into the protein MKNFKKLDRNELKSISGEGLLDPIGGLIGGLGGVVGGVIGGVGTIVGGVVGGVGSTVGGVIGGVGTVVGNALCQTQCVVNGVIHIKLLECGSTC